From Gordonia crocea, the proteins below share one genomic window:
- a CDS encoding TetR/AcrR family transcriptional regulator: MKTKRVYTMTARAQATDRTRVGIIDAAVRLASIRLLADISLEDVAAEAGVTVRTVLRHFGNRKGLIEAATAHARAQVDDERRVPVGDVRTAITNVVDHYERRGDGVVLMLAQESTDPQVARITDGGRDLHRDWVETTFAPYLPESGAARAELVDLLIVSTDVYTWKLLRRDRGLDRSATEQRMLRLVSTLVPLTSE, translated from the coding sequence ATGAAAACGAAGCGGGTCTACACGATGACCGCTCGGGCGCAAGCCACCGATCGCACCCGGGTCGGCATCATCGATGCCGCGGTGCGGTTGGCCAGCATCCGGCTCCTCGCCGACATCTCCTTGGAGGATGTCGCCGCCGAAGCCGGGGTGACCGTGCGAACCGTATTGCGCCACTTCGGCAATCGCAAAGGGCTGATCGAAGCCGCCACCGCGCACGCCCGGGCGCAGGTCGATGACGAGCGGCGGGTACCGGTCGGCGACGTGCGCACCGCCATCACGAACGTCGTCGACCACTACGAGCGCCGCGGCGACGGCGTCGTCCTGATGCTGGCCCAGGAATCGACCGACCCGCAGGTGGCCCGGATCACCGACGGCGGACGCGACCTCCACCGCGACTGGGTCGAGACGACATTCGCCCCGTACCTGCCCGAATCGGGGGCGGCCCGCGCCGAGCTCGTGGACCTGCTCATCGTCAGTACCGATGTCTACACCTGGAAGCTGTTGCGCCGCGACCGCGGCCTCGACCGCAGCGCCACCGAACAACGGATGCTGCGCCTGGTATCCACGTTGGTCCCCCTCACCTCGGAGTAA
- a CDS encoding glycosyltransferase: MSRILFLTWDGGGNLPPAVGVAHVLRRHGHDVAFLGHRRQADYFAREGLRFSAYPTAHDFDVAHPNAPWGVLKVFTDRALGRDAVARAGADPWDLVVVDCYLFGAMAALREAGIAYVTFEHTFDGYLRSAAHGPLGMMVRLRGLSPLALIDAGRSVITPTLPSLDAGHAAHVRHTGPVVSGSPATPAEPTVLISLSTVGFSALTRTWQRVLDAVADLPARVIMTTGPSLDTAALRVPDAVEVHPWLAHSEVMPEVSVVLTHGGHATAMVALAHDLPMLVLPVDAKTDQPTIGATLSRSGAAITLSRRSPASRIRAALETLLADGPHRDAAARLGADIRAMRGAETAAAHLESLATETAQSRQATQPPQSRTR; encoded by the coding sequence ATGAGCCGAATCCTCTTCCTCACCTGGGACGGTGGCGGAAACCTCCCGCCCGCCGTGGGCGTCGCACACGTGCTGCGCCGCCATGGCCACGACGTCGCCTTTCTCGGGCACCGACGACAAGCCGACTACTTCGCCCGCGAGGGCCTCCGGTTTTCCGCCTATCCCACCGCCCACGACTTCGACGTGGCACACCCCAATGCCCCCTGGGGCGTCCTCAAAGTGTTCACCGACCGCGCCCTGGGCCGCGACGCCGTCGCCCGAGCCGGCGCCGACCCCTGGGATCTCGTCGTTGTCGACTGCTATCTGTTCGGCGCGATGGCCGCACTACGGGAGGCTGGCATCGCCTATGTGACGTTCGAGCACACCTTCGACGGCTACCTGCGATCCGCGGCACACGGCCCGCTGGGCATGATGGTGCGCCTGCGCGGATTGTCGCCACTCGCCCTCATCGATGCCGGCCGCAGCGTGATCACGCCGACCCTGCCCTCGCTGGACGCCGGGCACGCAGCCCACGTCCGACACACCGGCCCGGTGGTCAGCGGCAGCCCCGCGACTCCGGCCGAGCCGACGGTGCTGATCAGCCTGAGCACCGTCGGCTTCTCCGCCCTGACCCGCACCTGGCAACGCGTGCTCGACGCGGTCGCCGACCTGCCCGCCCGGGTCATCATGACCACCGGGCCGTCGCTGGACACCGCTGCGCTGCGCGTCCCCGACGCGGTGGAGGTCCACCCGTGGTTGGCACACTCGGAGGTGATGCCGGAGGTATCGGTGGTCCTCACCCACGGCGGACACGCGACCGCCATGGTGGCCCTGGCCCACGACCTGCCGATGCTGGTGCTGCCCGTCGACGCCAAGACCGATCAGCCGACGATCGGCGCCACGCTGAGCCGCAGCGGAGCCGCCATCACGCTGAGCCGACGATCGCCGGCGTCACGGATCCGCGCCGCCCTGGAAACCCTCCTGGCCGACGGCCCGCACCGCGACGCGGCCGCGCGGCTCGGCGCCGACATCCGTGCCATGCGGGGCGCGGAAACCGCTGCGGCACACCTGGAATCGCTGGCTACTGAGACGGCTCAGTCGCGCCAGGCGACCCAACCGCCTCAGTCTCGGACGAGGTAG
- a CDS encoding DUF4334 domain-containing protein, producing MPEAAAQLLARIESGQANTPEELDELWAGLPTVRVEEILGSWRGGELPTGHPMDGQLEQVGWHGKTFLSPTEVQPLVCRTADGELYSNAELGKGEASLWHVEFRGEVTASMVYDGQAVIDHFKRIDDNTLMGIMNGKSSLVRDKHFYFYLVRD from the coding sequence GTGCCTGAGGCCGCCGCACAGCTCCTGGCCCGGATCGAATCCGGACAGGCCAACACCCCCGAAGAGCTCGACGAGTTGTGGGCCGGACTGCCCACCGTGCGGGTCGAGGAGATCCTCGGTTCCTGGCGCGGCGGCGAGCTGCCCACCGGACACCCGATGGACGGCCAGCTCGAGCAGGTCGGCTGGCACGGCAAGACGTTCCTCTCGCCGACCGAGGTGCAGCCGCTGGTGTGCCGCACCGCCGACGGCGAGCTCTATTCCAACGCCGAGCTCGGCAAGGGCGAGGCGAGCCTGTGGCACGTCGAGTTCCGCGGCGAGGTCACCGCGTCGATGGTCTACGACGGCCAGGCCGTGATCGACCACTTCAAGCGCATCGACGACAACACCCTCATGGGCATCATGAACGGCAAGTCCTCACTCGTGCGCGACAAGCATTTCTACTTCTACCTCGTCCGAGACTGA
- a CDS encoding flavin-containing monooxygenase, producing MPATATDVLDVLIVGAGLSGIDSAYRLTERNPDLTYKIVEQRDQIGGTWDLFRYPGVRSDSDIFTLSFPWYPWKGTKTVALGHEIRQYLEDAAAHFGIDEHIDFGVKVVSADFDTTTDLWTVTTEVDGKARVYVTRFLYVCAGYYRYDHGYEPQLPEIEKFGGQVVHPQFWPEDLDYAGKKVVVIGSGATAVTLIPSMAPDVERITMLQRSPTYMLALPWEDPMTKILLKVLPSKAAHHIIRVRNAIGTFGFYQYCRLFPKLSRRTLRRLAKLQLPKDYPVDVHFKPRYEPWDQRLCVIPAGDLYTAVRSGKAEVVTDHIERFTETGIDLKSGRHLDADIVVTATGLELVAMGGAALFIDGAEQKPGDKYAYRGYMLNDVPNLAWAVGYTNASWTLRVDLTAQATAKLIAHMREHGYTHAYPTAQGEVLEDSPLLELDSGYVQRAAGNIPKASKTQPWVVRHNLVLDAYDARRYDITESMVFGTAAKQQKSETLSA from the coding sequence ATGCCCGCCACCGCCACCGATGTCCTTGACGTCCTGATCGTCGGCGCCGGTCTGTCCGGCATCGACAGCGCCTACCGGTTGACCGAGCGCAACCCGGACCTGACGTACAAGATCGTCGAGCAGCGCGACCAGATTGGCGGCACCTGGGACCTGTTCCGCTACCCCGGTGTCCGCAGCGACTCCGACATCTTCACGCTGAGCTTCCCCTGGTACCCGTGGAAGGGCACGAAGACCGTCGCCCTGGGCCACGAGATCCGCCAGTACCTCGAGGACGCGGCGGCGCATTTCGGCATCGACGAGCACATCGACTTCGGCGTCAAGGTCGTCTCCGCGGACTTCGACACCACCACCGACCTGTGGACGGTCACCACCGAGGTCGACGGGAAGGCCCGCGTCTACGTCACCCGCTTCCTCTACGTCTGCGCGGGCTACTACCGCTACGACCACGGCTACGAACCGCAGCTCCCCGAGATCGAGAAGTTCGGCGGCCAGGTGGTCCACCCGCAGTTCTGGCCCGAGGACCTCGACTACGCCGGCAAGAAGGTCGTCGTGATCGGTTCCGGGGCCACCGCGGTGACCCTGATCCCGTCGATGGCCCCCGACGTCGAGAGAATCACCATGCTGCAGCGCTCGCCGACCTACATGCTGGCGTTGCCGTGGGAAGACCCGATGACGAAGATCCTGCTCAAGGTCCTGCCGAGTAAGGCGGCCCACCACATCATCCGGGTCCGCAACGCGATCGGCACCTTCGGCTTCTACCAGTACTGCCGACTGTTCCCGAAGTTGTCGCGGCGGACGCTGCGGCGCTTGGCCAAGCTGCAGCTGCCCAAGGATTACCCGGTCGACGTTCACTTCAAGCCGCGCTATGAGCCCTGGGACCAGCGCCTGTGCGTGATCCCGGCCGGCGACCTCTACACCGCGGTCCGCTCCGGCAAGGCCGAGGTGGTCACCGACCACATCGAGCGGTTCACCGAGACCGGCATCGACCTCAAGTCGGGCCGTCACCTCGACGCCGACATCGTCGTCACCGCGACCGGCCTCGAGCTCGTCGCCATGGGCGGTGCCGCCCTCTTCATCGACGGCGCCGAGCAGAAGCCGGGCGACAAGTACGCCTACCGCGGATACATGCTCAACGACGTGCCGAACCTGGCCTGGGCGGTCGGGTACACCAATGCGTCGTGGACGCTGCGCGTCGACCTCACCGCGCAGGCCACCGCCAAGCTCATCGCCCACATGCGCGAGCACGGCTACACCCACGCCTACCCGACCGCGCAGGGGGAGGTCCTGGAGGATTCGCCGCTGCTGGAATTGGACTCCGGTTACGTCCAGCGCGCCGCCGGGAACATTCCGAAGGCCTCGAAGACCCAGCCCTGGGTGGTGCGGCATAACCTGGTGCTCGACGCCTACGATGCGCGGCGCTACGACATCACCGAGTCGATGGTGTTCGGGACCGCCGCGAAACAGCAGAAATCGGAGACCCTGAGTGCCTGA
- the ku gene encoding non-homologous end joining protein Ku, which produces MRSIWNGDLSFGLVNVPVKVYSATESHDRKSHQVDAKDGTRIRYKRVREGTDDEVEFANIANAYETDEGERVILTKEDLASLPVTRSPEISILEFVPAEQVDPVYFDKPYYLEPSSKSPKAYVLLAKALETTDRLAIANFTLRNRTRLAALRVVDGVMTLQTLLWPDEVRKPDFDFLGSDVEVRDQELEMAKSLIETMAADFDPDEYSDTYTEELGKLIESKAGGTTAFPEEAVPASDDDGEVADLLAALRASVKDRAGGSSGSAKTTDKAPATTAPAKKTPAKKTPAKKASAKKAAAKKAPAKKAAKKAAS; this is translated from the coding sequence ATGCGCTCGATCTGGAATGGCGATCTGAGCTTTGGCCTGGTCAACGTGCCCGTCAAGGTGTACTCGGCGACGGAGAGCCACGACCGCAAGTCCCACCAGGTCGACGCCAAGGACGGCACCCGCATCCGCTACAAGCGGGTGCGCGAGGGGACCGACGACGAGGTCGAGTTCGCCAACATCGCCAACGCCTATGAGACCGACGAGGGCGAGAGGGTCATCCTCACCAAGGAGGACCTGGCGAGTCTGCCCGTCACCCGCAGCCCGGAGATCTCGATTCTGGAGTTCGTTCCGGCCGAGCAGGTCGATCCGGTCTACTTCGACAAGCCGTATTACTTGGAGCCGTCGTCGAAGTCGCCGAAGGCCTACGTGCTGTTGGCCAAGGCGTTGGAGACCACCGACCGGCTGGCCATCGCCAATTTCACGCTGCGCAACCGGACGCGGCTGGCCGCGCTGCGCGTCGTCGACGGGGTGATGACCCTGCAGACGCTGCTGTGGCCCGACGAGGTGCGCAAGCCCGACTTCGATTTCCTCGGCTCCGATGTCGAGGTCCGCGACCAGGAACTCGAGATGGCCAAGTCGCTGATCGAGACCATGGCCGCCGACTTCGACCCCGACGAGTACAGCGACACCTACACCGAGGAACTCGGCAAGCTGATCGAGTCGAAGGCGGGTGGGACGACGGCGTTCCCGGAGGAGGCGGTGCCCGCTTCCGACGACGACGGCGAGGTCGCCGATCTGCTGGCCGCGCTGCGGGCGTCGGTCAAGGACCGCGCCGGCGGATCGTCGGGGTCGGCGAAAACCACGGACAAGGCTCCCGCCACGACTGCTCCCGCCAAGAAGACGCCCGCCAAGAAGACGCCCGCCAAGAAGGCGTCGGCCAAGAAGGCCGCTGCGAAGAAAGCGCCGGCGAAGAAGGCCGCGAAAAAGGCAGCCAGCTGA